From the Lolium rigidum isolate FL_2022 chromosome 2, APGP_CSIRO_Lrig_0.1, whole genome shotgun sequence genome, one window contains:
- the LOC124688782 gene encoding desumoylating isopeptidase 1-like yields the protein MAEEGHKVLLNVYDLSNGLARQLSTSFLGKPIEAIWHTGVVVYGKEYFFGGGIQSTAAGATQYGRPVRVVDLGVTHLPREVFEDYLRDIAPRYTAETYRLMTHNCNNFTNEAAQFLVGAGIPEYILSLPDEVMSSPMGPLIMPMIQNLEASLRTNTPPQTQQFVPTPNSVSVPLTPAAKDTKAPASTTTAAAAATNDVAADSSSSKQEEAKKETQEKAAAAAVDPLGNMRGKVQEEVMKEFAAIMASGTLRASEAAALAMRRVMERHGDAASMQQA from the exons ATGGCAGAG GAGGGGCACAAGGTGTTGCTGAACGTGTACGACCTCAGCAACGGCCTCGCGCGCCAGCTCTCCACCTCCTTCCTCGGCAAGCCCATCGAGGCCATCTG GCACACGGGCGTGGTGGTGTACGGCAAGGAGTACTTCTTCGGGGGCGGGATCCAGTCAACCGCCGCCGGCGCGACGCAGTACGGCCGCCCGGTGCGGGTCGTCGACCTCGGAGTCACGCACCTGCCGCGCGAGGTGTTCGAGGACTACCTCCGCGACATCGCGCCGCGCTACACCGCCGAGACATACCGCCTCATGACCCACAACTGCAACAACTTCACCAACGAGGCGGCGCAGTTCCTCGTCGGCGCCGGGATCCCCGAGTACATCCTCAGCCTCCCCGACGAGGTCATGTCCAGCCCCATGGGGCCGCTCATCATGCCCATGATCCAGAACCTCGAGGCGTCGCTGCGGACCAACACACCGCCGCAGACACAGCAGTTCGTCCCCACGCCTAACTCCGTCTCTGTGCCGCTGACCCCTGCCGCGAAGGATACCAAAGCTCCTGCCAGTACTActacagctgctgctgctgcaactAATGATGTTGCCGCGGACTCTTCTTCTTCCAAGCAAGAAGAAGCGAAGAAGGAGACTCAGGAgaaagccgccgccgctgctgttgACCCGCTCGGGAACATGAGGGGGAAGGTGCAGGAGGAGGTGATGAAGGAGTTCGCCGCGATCATGGCCAGCGGGACGCTCCGGGCGAGCGAGGCTGCCGCGCTGGCCATGCGCCGGGTCATGGAGCGCCACGGCGACGCCGCCAGCATGCAGCAGGCCTAA